The proteins below are encoded in one region of Syntrophotalea carbinolica DSM 2380:
- the selA gene encoding L-seryl-tRNA(Sec) selenium transferase, with amino-acid sequence MLRNIPKVDKVLEWPGIKTLMESYPRPVIITAVRNALDQLRAELLAGTATVEVLAEEALTGRVANTLEKMNMPGLRRVINGTGVVLHTNLGRAPLAEALHDTMRDTAFGYSTLEFDVEAGKRGSRAVHVEKLLCDLTGAESAVVVNNNAAAVMLALCCLARDKEVVVSRGELVEIGGSFRIPEVMEQSGAILRGVGATNRTHPRDYRAAITEETALLLKVHTSNFAVVGFTTEVSTEELVGIGREASLPVMVDAGSGTLVDLSAYGLSGEKTVRQYLDAGADLVTFSGDKLLGGPQAGIIVGKRRSLEAMKKHPLLRALRVDKVTLATLEGTLRLYRDEQQALQQIPTLRMMTLPAEELASRARKAVRRMRRTLPASVSLKTAQGFSQVGGGTFPLLQIPTTLISVTVDNLSAQQLEQKLRTRALPIIGRISQGTFLLDPRTLADKDIADIIAALQSIAAS; translated from the coding sequence TTGCTCAGAAATATCCCCAAAGTAGATAAGGTCCTGGAATGGCCCGGCATCAAGACCCTCATGGAATCATATCCCCGGCCGGTCATTATCACGGCGGTGCGTAATGCCCTCGACCAGCTGCGCGCCGAACTGCTGGCCGGTACCGCAACCGTTGAGGTTCTCGCTGAAGAAGCACTGACCGGACGGGTAGCCAACACCCTGGAAAAAATGAACATGCCCGGTCTGCGGCGGGTCATTAACGGAACAGGCGTGGTCCTGCATACGAACCTGGGACGGGCTCCGCTGGCCGAAGCCCTGCACGACACCATGCGCGATACGGCTTTCGGATACAGCACTCTCGAGTTCGATGTGGAAGCAGGAAAACGGGGCAGCCGCGCGGTCCATGTGGAGAAACTGCTTTGCGACCTGACCGGGGCCGAGAGCGCGGTCGTCGTCAATAATAACGCCGCGGCGGTGATGCTCGCTCTTTGCTGTCTGGCCCGTGACAAGGAAGTCGTCGTGTCGCGCGGCGAACTGGTAGAAATCGGCGGATCGTTCCGTATTCCGGAAGTGATGGAACAAAGCGGAGCGATCTTGAGGGGAGTCGGTGCCACCAACCGGACCCACCCCCGGGATTACCGCGCAGCCATCACGGAAGAAACGGCCCTGCTGCTCAAGGTGCATACCAGCAATTTCGCCGTGGTCGGTTTTACCACCGAGGTTTCCACCGAGGAACTCGTCGGCATCGGCCGCGAAGCATCCCTGCCGGTCATGGTCGACGCGGGAAGCGGCACCCTGGTCGATCTTTCGGCCTACGGACTGTCCGGCGAAAAAACGGTACGCCAATACCTCGATGCCGGGGCGGATCTGGTCACCTTCAGCGGCGACAAACTTCTGGGCGGGCCGCAAGCAGGCATCATCGTCGGCAAGCGCCGCAGTCTGGAAGCCATGAAAAAACACCCACTGTTGCGGGCGCTGCGCGTCGACAAAGTCACCCTCGCTACCCTTGAAGGGACATTGCGCCTGTACCGGGACGAGCAACAGGCTTTGCAGCAAATCCCCACACTGCGCATGATGACGCTGCCGGCAGAGGAACTGGCCTCCCGTGCCAGAAAAGCCGTGCGGCGCATGCGACGAACCCTGCCTGCAAGCGTATCCCTGAAAACCGCGCAAGGTTTTTCACAGGTAGGCGGCGGCACCTTTCCGCTATTGCAAATCCCCACAACCCTGATTTCCGTTACCGTGGACAACCTCTCGGCACAACAGCTGGAACAAAAGCTGCGCACCAGGGCGCTGCCCATCATCGGCCGGATATCCCAAGGCACCTTCCTCCTCGATCCGCGCACTCTGGCGGACAAGGAT